Genomic segment of Fastidiosipila sp.:
AACAGATCCTGGAGAACTACTTTATTGAGATTATTTCTTCAGCCACACTTCCGGACGCTTCCAAGACAGTCAGTATTTTGGTCAGCGTCAGCGATATTAATCTCAAATGGATGAGTGGATAAGACCATGAAAACGAATATGAAAAGACGAAGGGGCTTTACCCTGGTCGAACTGATTATCACGATTGTGGTGGTTGGGATCATTCTTTTGACCCTGACCGGTTTTTTAACGAATGGCCTTTCCTACCACGCCTATAACTCCAGAGAATTTTCGGTTCAAACCGATGTCAAGTATGTTGCGACCCACGTGGGTCAGCAGATTAAAAACGCCACCGTCACTTTTATTGTAACTGCCGACGACTATTCAGGCCGGGCCGAGGGGCTTACTCCGGGCTGGAACTACATCGGCCAGAATGAGGCGGGCACTCAGCTGGTCGAGTTTATCTACAACAAGAATACGGGGAAACATGATAAGCGTGTCCTGACCCAGGGTGCCCCCGGCATGAAATATGAAGTTATTTTTGACAAGGACAATGAAACAGACGATAAATTAGTTGCGTTTGATGTCACCGGCTGGCTGGAACAGCGTACATCATCAGCGGGGGGTGACCACCGTTATTCTTTAAACTCACGGGTCAGCGCGGACAGATCCAACATGGTCTTCAGCAGGGCGACACCGACGAAACCGGGAATTGCCCTGGCCCACAGGAGCGATCCCATTCCCAAGGGCCTGCAAATCAATCTGACCATGGTTCTGGACAATTCCGGCAGCATGGCCTGGGATATGTACGGCAATGATGGGAGGGGCGCCGGTACCAGGCGGATTGAAATTCTTAAAGAAGAAACCCATAAATTGATTGACGATTTTGCCTCCATTGGTTTCGTCAATATCGTCCTGTCACCCTTCGGTTCAGAGGCGCGCCATACTTCTCGGAGGCTTTACAACATCGTCAGCGATCGGGAGACCATTGATAACGCGATTGACGCCATGAACGCGGACGGAGGAACCAATGTGGGGGACGGCATGCGGACCGGCTTTCACAAGATGTTTGACTCAAGCGGCCGTGATCCGCTGCTTGAGCAAAAAGACTACGCCATCATCCTGACGGATGGGGCGGCCAATGGCTACACCATCAAGTCTGAATATGCGCCAACCAAGGGTCAAGGCAAAGGTTCAGGTCCGGGTCATGGTCATGGCGGCGGAGGTGGGCAATATCAGGATCCCTATAAAGGGAGAGACTACCCCGAAGACGCCTATCCCATTGGTCCGACCTTGCCTCAAGGCGCTCAAACCGGAGGCGGTTATAACGATGAACCCGATCCGACACGAGCCAAGACTTATATCAGGCTGGTTTATAACCATTTCGGCGACCGGCTTGACAAGGTCTTTGTGATTGGATTTTCTGCCCTCCGTAACGACAAAATCATGGGCAATACCATCGGAACCCTGACAGGCGGCGGGAACCCCGCTTCCAACTACTATGACGCTTCCAGCTCGGATGAACTGCGCGCCATCTACAAATCCATCCGTGATGAGATCACGAGGGAACTTTGGTATGTCATGGGTCCCT
This window contains:
- a CDS encoding VWA domain-containing protein produces the protein MKTNMKRRRGFTLVELIITIVVVGIILLTLTGFLTNGLSYHAYNSREFSVQTDVKYVATHVGQQIKNATVTFIVTADDYSGRAEGLTPGWNYIGQNEAGTQLVEFIYNKNTGKHDKRVLTQGAPGMKYEVIFDKDNETDDKLVAFDVTGWLEQRTSSAGGDHRYSLNSRVSADRSNMVFSRATPTKPGIALAHRSDPIPKGLQINLTMVLDNSGSMAWDMYGNDGRGAGTRRIEILKEETHKLIDDFASIGFVNIVLSPFGSEARHTSRRLYNIVSDRETIDNAIDAMNADGGTNVGDGMRTGFHKMFDSSGRDPLLEQKDYAIILTDGAANGYTIKSEYAPTKGQGKGSGPGHGHGGGGGQYQDPYKGRDYPEDAYPIGPTLPQGAQTGGGYNDEPDPTRAKTYIRLVYNHFGDRLDKVFVIGFSALRNDKIMGNTIGTLTGGGNPASNYYDASSSDELRAIYKSIRDEITRELWYVMGP